In a single window of the Streptomyces cinnabarinus genome:
- a CDS encoding YdeI/OmpD-associated family protein: protein MRPPGQAEADQRTADGRRAAAYDGARTATVPDDLTAALTADPAAVAFFQTLDRHNLHAILHRIQDTKKTHTRARRIEKYTAMPAKGEKPHP, encoded by the coding sequence ATGCGTCCGCCGGGACAGGCCGAAGCCGACCAACGCACGGCAGACGGCCGCCGGGCGGCGGCCTACGACGGCGCGAGGACCGCCACGGTGCCGGACGACCTGACGGCAGCCCTGACCGCCGACCCGGCCGCGGTGGCGTTCTTTCAGACACTCGACCGGCACAACCTCCACGCGATCCTGCACCGGATCCAGGACACCAAGAAAACCCACACCCGGGCACGCCGCATCGAAAAATACACAGCCATGCCGGCGAAAGGCGAAAAGCCGCACCCGTAG
- a CDS encoding YdeI/OmpD-associated family protein codes for MTIGRVRSAAGATQDVETVAFASAEAFQAWLGENHAVSPGIRLKLRKKGPATAALDYAQALDAALLCHGWTDGQKATFDDQW; via the coding sequence ATGACCATCGGCCGGGTGCGGTCCGCTGCCGGGGCGACCCAGGACGTGGAGACCGTCGCCTTCGCATCCGCCGAGGCATTCCAGGCCTGGCTCGGCGAGAACCACGCCGTCTCGCCCGGCATCCGGCTCAAGCTACGCAAGAAGGGCCCCGCAACCGCCGCGCTGGACTACGCCCAGGCACTCGACGCGGCACTACTCTGCCACGGCTGGACCGACGGCCAGAAAGCCACCTTCGACGACCAGTGGTGA
- a CDS encoding collagen-like triple helix repeat-containing protein — protein MSPDNRTDTRLGPLPRRVRWRGSGTIASLTLVLAAGMASPVTAVAQAMSEHVSATSSTGGAGDKCKHQSHHGGKDTCHKGPKGATGATGAKGPTGPTGAAGEDGATGPTGAAGEDGTAGLTGATGATGATGATGATGATGATGVNGVAGYQVVIESNLPVAAGGVAQEVVDCPEGKKAIGGGFFGFVPEVVAFRSFPQGADFEAWIVVVKNTGSGASAFDAYAICADVDG, from the coding sequence ATGAGTCCCGACAACAGGACAGACACCCGACTGGGACCCCTGCCCCGCCGCGTCAGGTGGAGGGGCAGCGGCACGATCGCCTCCCTCACACTGGTCCTGGCCGCGGGAATGGCCAGTCCGGTCACGGCCGTGGCCCAGGCCATGAGCGAACACGTCAGCGCAACGAGCAGTACGGGCGGCGCAGGCGACAAGTGCAAGCACCAGTCCCACCACGGCGGCAAAGACACCTGCCACAAGGGACCCAAGGGCGCCACCGGCGCGACAGGAGCAAAGGGCCCCACAGGCCCGACAGGAGCGGCCGGTGAGGACGGCGCCACAGGCCCGACAGGAGCGGCCGGTGAGGACGGCACGGCCGGGCTCACCGGAGCCACAGGAGCGACCGGCGCCACAGGAGCCACGGGAGCGACCGGCGCCACGGGAGCTACGGGAGTGAACGGGGTCGCCGGGTATCAAGTCGTCATCGAAAGCAACCTTCCCGTCGCCGCAGGAGGAGTCGCCCAGGAAGTCGTGGACTGCCCAGAGGGCAAGAAGGCCATCGGAGGCGGCTTCTTCGGGTTCGTCCCCGAAGTGGTGGCGTTCAGATCGTTCCCCCAAGGAGCGGACTTCGAGGCCTGGATCGTCGTCGTCAAGAACACAGGCAGCGGAGCCAGCGCCTTCGACGCCTACGCCATCTGCGCAGACGTCGACGGATGA
- a CDS encoding Lrp/AsnC family transcriptional regulator: MRQVLDGTDRRIAAALVASPRASWREVARCLGLSERTVVRRVALLYADGTLRATVVRNPARFPHLIPIALRIRCRPNKIRQVAQALARRTDTVWVDILGGGDEISTIFFLEGPEARNNLLLRDLPATDAVGTWTSHTLLRVFPTAFRWTAGLLSPAELAELAPDPAPSTVSAPSYTPVDVDTALIAGLTEDGRATFTDLARRAGTTALTARRRLEALIKGQVLRLATELDLALLGAKTEALLWISVRPGALQETAQTLSTHPHVRFCAATTGPANLVVAVAAENLDALYTFLTDAVGPLEAVTAIDTTPLLATVKRTGLIRH, translated from the coding sequence ATGCGACAGGTGCTCGATGGAACCGACCGGCGGATCGCGGCCGCTCTGGTCGCCTCGCCGCGTGCCTCCTGGCGGGAGGTGGCCCGCTGCCTGGGGCTGTCCGAGCGCACTGTCGTACGCCGGGTCGCCCTGCTGTACGCCGACGGCACCCTGCGCGCCACCGTCGTACGTAACCCGGCACGCTTCCCGCATCTGATCCCCATCGCCCTGCGCATCCGCTGCAGACCCAACAAGATCCGGCAGGTCGCCCAGGCGCTGGCCCGCCGCACCGACACCGTCTGGGTCGACATCCTCGGCGGCGGCGACGAGATCTCCACGATCTTCTTCCTGGAAGGTCCGGAAGCCCGCAACAACCTGCTGCTGCGCGACCTGCCCGCCACCGACGCCGTCGGCACCTGGACCTCTCACACCCTGCTGCGCGTCTTCCCCACCGCGTTCCGCTGGACGGCCGGCCTCCTCTCACCCGCAGAACTGGCCGAACTCGCCCCCGACCCCGCGCCCTCGACGGTCTCGGCACCGTCGTACACGCCTGTCGACGTTGACACCGCGCTGATCGCCGGGCTGACCGAGGACGGCCGGGCCACCTTCACGGACCTGGCCCGCCGCGCCGGCACCACCGCCCTCACCGCCCGCCGACGGCTCGAAGCCCTCATAAAAGGTCAGGTGCTGCGCCTGGCCACCGAGCTCGATCTCGCACTGCTCGGCGCCAAGACCGAGGCACTGCTGTGGATCTCGGTACGGCCGGGTGCGCTGCAGGAGACCGCGCAGACCCTGAGCACCCACCCCCACGTCCGGTTCTGCGCCGCCACCACCGGGCCCGCCAACCTGGTCGTCGCCGTCGCCGCCGAGAACCTCGACGCCCTGTACACCTTCCTCACCGACGCCGTCGGCCCCTTGGAAGCTGTCACCGCCATCGACACCACCCCGTTGCTGGCGACCGTCAAACGCACGGGCCTGATCCGGCACTGA
- a CDS encoding amidohydrolase: MTDHGADLLIRARAVHTLVSGQAVQRAVAVRGDRIAAVSADRHGLDHLVSADTQVHDLPGATVLPAFDDTHTHLIFAALGAHDVPVHRARNIPEFLELIRQRAAVTPEGEWIRTTTNWQELNLAERRMPTAAELDTATDRHPVLVKRGGHNDVVNTYTLRLAGITEDTPVPPGGTIGRDADGKLDGRLIDNALHLVEHLVPAPDRAERIDGLRLATRDYAATGIGTIRDCAVTPEDYAVLLAAREAGVLSTRVRALISALGLTSAAQVEDLLDVMEEWRDNGDPWLSVWGAKFGLDGGLEAGATEEPYACDHSFSGMLTWDPDALVEAVEAVVRRGWRVGTHAYGDRAVRTLLDVYERVLERNPGLAAGTLVMEHGGLAGPEQQARAVALGIPVTIQQPLLHDTAEVEEGFWGPERVARLFPARGWIDLGAQVSAGSDFPVGQFGAMRSIWGMTTRQTVIGIKGPEHAITYDEALALHTAGAARLTGEAHLRGTLTPGRLADLTVWDQDPAHCAGEALRDLSPSHTFVGGLLVTPTGSR; the protein is encoded by the coding sequence ATGACTGATCACGGAGCCGACCTGCTGATCCGCGCCAGGGCGGTGCACACCCTGGTGTCCGGTCAGGCGGTGCAGAGGGCAGTGGCCGTGCGCGGCGACCGCATCGCCGCCGTGTCCGCCGACCGCCACGGCCTCGATCACCTGGTGAGCGCGGACACGCAGGTTCATGACCTGCCCGGTGCCACCGTGCTGCCGGCCTTCGACGACACCCACACCCATCTGATCTTCGCGGCGCTCGGTGCCCACGACGTGCCCGTCCACCGGGCCCGCAACATCCCCGAGTTCCTGGAGCTGATCCGGCAGCGGGCCGCCGTCACCCCCGAGGGCGAGTGGATCCGCACCACCACCAACTGGCAGGAACTCAACCTGGCCGAGCGCCGCATGCCCACCGCGGCCGAACTCGACACGGCCACCGACCGGCACCCGGTCCTCGTCAAGCGAGGCGGCCACAACGACGTCGTCAACACTTACACGCTGCGGCTGGCGGGCATCACCGAGGACACCCCCGTACCACCGGGCGGCACCATCGGCCGCGACGCCGACGGCAAGCTCGACGGCCGGCTGATCGACAACGCCCTGCACCTGGTGGAGCACCTGGTCCCGGCCCCGGACCGGGCCGAGCGCATCGACGGACTGCGCCTGGCCACCCGCGACTACGCCGCCACAGGCATCGGGACCATACGCGACTGCGCGGTCACCCCCGAGGACTACGCGGTGCTGCTGGCCGCCCGCGAGGCGGGGGTGCTCAGCACCCGGGTGCGGGCGCTGATCTCGGCCCTCGGACTGACCAGCGCCGCGCAGGTGGAGGACCTGCTCGACGTCATGGAGGAGTGGCGGGACAACGGCGACCCGTGGCTGTCGGTGTGGGGGGCGAAGTTCGGCCTCGACGGCGGCCTGGAGGCCGGGGCCACCGAGGAACCGTACGCCTGCGACCACTCCTTCTCCGGCATGCTGACCTGGGATCCGGACGCGCTGGTCGAGGCCGTCGAGGCCGTGGTCCGGCGCGGCTGGAGGGTCGGCACCCACGCCTACGGCGACCGCGCGGTGCGCACCCTGCTGGACGTCTACGAGCGCGTCCTTGAGCGTAATCCCGGGCTGGCCGCCGGCACGCTGGTGATGGAGCACGGCGGCCTGGCCGGTCCCGAACAGCAGGCCCGCGCCGTCGCGTTGGGCATCCCCGTCACCATCCAGCAGCCGCTGCTGCACGACACCGCCGAGGTCGAGGAGGGCTTCTGGGGCCCGGAACGGGTCGCCCGGCTGTTCCCGGCCCGCGGCTGGATCGACCTGGGCGCCCAGGTCAGCGCCGGATCCGACTTCCCCGTCGGCCAGTTCGGCGCGATGCGCTCCATCTGGGGCATGACCACCCGGCAGACCGTCATCGGCATCAAGGGCCCTGAGCACGCCATCACCTACGACGAGGCCCTCGCCCTGCACACCGCGGGCGCCGCTCGCCTGACCGGCGAAGCGCACCTGCGCGGCACCCTCACCCCCGGCCGCCTCGCCGACCTCACCGTCTGGGACCAGGACCCCGCCCACTGTGCCGGCGAGGCTCTGCGTGACCTCAGCCCCAGCCACACCTTCGTCGGCGGCCTCCTGGTCACCCCGACCGGCAGCCGGTAA
- a CDS encoding PhzF family phenazine biosynthesis protein — MPRTREFVQVDVFATSPYSGNPVAVVLDGTDLTDEEMQQLARWTNLSETTFVLPPTVREADYRLRIFTPGGELPFAGHPTLGSARAWLEGGGTPQHADRIVQECAAGLVTVRRGKDTLSFAAPPRIRTGVLDEDYLKQVVAAFGITRERVVAHQWVDNGPGWAVLQLATAEEVLALEPDLTLIPDAMVGAIGACAEGSGYAFELRTFAPGAGVPEDPACGSMNAAVGQWLTSTGAAPSAYRVSQGARVGRAARIEVTADPDGTVWVSGAAVICIRGTITL; from the coding sequence ATGCCGCGTACCCGAGAGTTCGTGCAGGTCGACGTGTTCGCCACGAGCCCCTACTCCGGCAATCCGGTCGCGGTCGTCCTGGACGGGACGGACCTGACCGATGAGGAGATGCAGCAACTGGCCCGCTGGACGAATCTGTCCGAGACCACGTTCGTCCTGCCGCCCACCGTCCGGGAGGCGGACTACCGGCTGCGGATCTTCACCCCGGGAGGCGAGCTGCCGTTCGCCGGGCACCCCACCCTCGGCTCCGCGCGTGCCTGGCTGGAGGGCGGCGGCACCCCGCAGCACGCTGACCGGATCGTGCAGGAGTGCGCGGCCGGCCTGGTCACCGTGCGCCGCGGCAAAGACACCTTGTCCTTTGCCGCCCCGCCCCGCATCCGTACCGGCGTACTCGACGAGGACTATCTGAAGCAGGTCGTGGCCGCGTTCGGCATCACGCGGGAGCGGGTCGTGGCTCATCAGTGGGTCGACAACGGGCCCGGCTGGGCCGTGCTCCAGCTGGCCACCGCCGAGGAGGTCCTCGCCCTCGAACCCGATCTGACCCTGATCCCGGACGCGATGGTCGGCGCGATCGGCGCCTGTGCCGAGGGATCCGGGTACGCCTTCGAGCTGCGTACGTTCGCTCCGGGCGCTGGCGTGCCCGAGGACCCCGCGTGCGGCAGCATGAACGCCGCCGTCGGCCAGTGGCTCACCTCCACCGGCGCCGCCCCCTCCGCCTACCGGGTCTCCCAGGGCGCGAGGGTGGGACGGGCCGCGAGGATCGAAGTCACCGCCGATCCGGACGGCACGGTCTGGGTCAGCGGCGCCGCCGTCATCTGCATCCGCGGCACCATCACCCTCTGA